The Litoreibacter ponti genome includes a window with the following:
- a CDS encoding zinc ABC transporter substrate-binding protein → MSYTRFALPAIALLATPAWAEPPKVVTDIAPVHSLVAQVMGDLGSPELLVSASDTPHSFSMRPSQAQALENADLIFWIGHALTPWLEQPLDNLASNATAVELLEVEGTKTMPFRNEVLFNAGAEDDHDHDEEHADHHDDHGDEHAEHHDDHGEEHADEHDGHDHDGDDPHAWLDPQNAAVWLSTIADALAEAEPENAATYRANADAATAQLDTLQAELAETLAPAKDQQFVVFHDAYHYFEDRFGLTTLGAISLGDAQAPSPQRLQTLRAELSAVDCVFTEPQFNPDLVATLVEGTGIGSATLDPLGANLTPGPGLYAELMRTMAGEISGCTS, encoded by the coding sequence ATGTCATATACCCGATTCGCCCTCCCCGCCATCGCCCTTCTCGCAACGCCAGCCTGGGCCGAGCCCCCGAAGGTCGTCACCGATATCGCCCCTGTGCACTCGCTCGTGGCGCAGGTGATGGGCGACCTCGGCAGCCCGGAGCTACTGGTGTCCGCCAGCGACACACCGCATAGCTTCTCGATGCGCCCGTCGCAGGCGCAAGCGCTGGAGAACGCCGATCTCATCTTCTGGATCGGCCACGCGCTGACCCCCTGGCTGGAACAACCGCTAGACAACCTTGCGTCAAACGCGACAGCCGTCGAACTGCTGGAAGTCGAGGGCACAAAGACCATGCCCTTCCGCAACGAGGTGTTGTTTAACGCTGGCGCCGAGGACGATCACGACCACGACGAGGAGCATGCGGATCACCACGACGACCACGGCGATGAACACGCAGAGCATCATGATGATCATGGTGAGGAGCATGCCGACGAGCACGACGGCCACGACCATGACGGCGACGATCCCCATGCCTGGCTCGACCCGCAGAACGCCGCTGTCTGGCTGAGCACGATTGCGGATGCCTTGGCCGAAGCCGAGCCGGAGAATGCCGCGACATACCGCGCGAATGCGGACGCCGCCACGGCACAGCTCGACACGTTGCAGGCAGAGCTCGCGGAAACGCTCGCGCCCGCGAAAGACCAGCAATTCGTCGTCTTTCACGACGCCTACCACTATTTCGAGGACCGCTTCGGCCTGACGACCCTTGGCGCAATTTCGCTGGGCGACGCACAGGCGCCGAGCCCGCAGCGCCTGCAGACCCTGCGCGCCGAGCTGAGCGCGGTGGATTGCGTGTTTACCGAGCCGCAATTCAACCCCGATCTGGTCGCGACCTTGGTCGAGGGCACAGGGATCGGCTCCGCGACGCTCGACCCGCTGGGGGCCAACCTGACGCCCGGGCCCGGTCTCTACGCGGAGCTGATGCGTACAATGGCCGGGGAGATTTCCGGCTGCACGTCGTAG
- a CDS encoding Fur family transcriptional regulator, translating into MPPLGFTRHDHDSCIASAVATADEVCRAAGLRFTPVRRRVLEILLERHRALGAYEILDVLREEGLGSQPPVAYRALDFLTQHGFAHKIERLNGFIACTHPGDAHAPAFLICRECDAVAETLTAPEDGRLGQVARDTGFEIERTVLEAEGLCPNCKRTPA; encoded by the coding sequence ATGCCGCCCCTGGGCTTTACCCGCCACGACCACGACAGCTGTATCGCCAGCGCCGTCGCCACCGCCGACGAGGTGTGCCGCGCCGCGGGGCTGCGGTTCACCCCGGTGCGGCGGCGGGTGCTGGAAATCCTGCTGGAACGGCACCGCGCGCTCGGGGCCTACGAGATCCTTGATGTGCTGCGCGAGGAGGGGCTCGGCTCTCAGCCTCCGGTCGCCTACCGGGCGCTGGACTTCCTCACCCAGCATGGCTTCGCCCACAAGATCGAGCGGCTGAATGGCTTCATCGCCTGCACCCACCCCGGTGACGCCCACGCGCCTGCTTTCCTGATCTGCCGCGAATGCGATGCGGTCGCCGAGACGCTGACCGCGCCGGAGGATGGCCGCTTGGGACAAGTCGCCCGCGACACGGGCTTCGAGATCGAGCGCACCGTGCTCGAGGCAGAAGGGCTGTGCCCGAACTGCAAGAGGACGCCCGCGTGA